A stretch of the Candidatus Babeliales bacterium genome encodes the following:
- a CDS encoding ankyrin repeat domain-containing protein, which produces MKKLLFLLILSSQSIFFGMETDLKQPPIIESSKFQSESVEALLNALNRGDNNFVNYNANVIDQAKKKYGEQTLIRLAAMNSTPQIFEKFVPTSKQVRPNFFGMTPLHYAVLNGNVDTAEYLIEKSNDINSSNNYGYTAYDFAHNLGSENIKKLFSNKADIQNPKVISTEQLFFMAAQYGAKKTIEDVLKNNKIDVNIKDVYGETALYKASRNGHKEAVELLLDHGVDVNSKDIFWGRTAFDLASRNGHKEVVNLLWKKTSYYSKLSYVIKNNPIKTAVALTLPIIGAISYWYWRK; this is translated from the coding sequence ATGAAAAAATTATTATTTTTATTAATTTTGAGTTCGCAATCAATTTTTTTTGGTATGGAAACCGATTTAAAACAGCCGCCTATTATTGAATCAAGCAAGTTCCAAAGTGAATCTGTCGAGGCATTATTGAATGCCTTAAATAGAGGTGATAATAATTTTGTTAACTATAATGCTAACGTTATTGATCAGGCAAAAAAGAAATATGGCGAACAAACGCTTATTCGGTTAGCTGCTATGAATTCTACGCCTCAAATTTTTGAAAAATTTGTGCCTACATCTAAGCAAGTTAGGCCCAACTTTTTTGGTATGACTCCTCTGCACTATGCGGTACTTAATGGAAATGTAGATACGGCAGAATATCTGATAGAAAAATCAAATGATATCAATTCGTCAAATAATTATGGTTATACTGCATATGATTTCGCCCATAATCTAGGAAGTGAAAATATAAAAAAATTATTTTCAAATAAAGCTGATATTCAAAATCCAAAAGTTATTAGTACCGAACAACTTTTTTTTATGGCGGCACAATATGGTGCTAAGAAGACTATTGAAGATGTCCTCAAAAATAATAAGATTGACGTAAATATTAAAGATGTTTATGGCGAAACAGCCCTTTATAAGGCTTCAAGAAATGGGCATAAAGAAGCGGTCGAGTTATTGCTTGATCATGGTGTTGATGTAAATAGTAAAGATATTTTTTGGGGCAGAACGGCATTTGATTTAGCTTCAAGAAATGGGCATAAAGAAGTTGTTAACTTGCTGTGGAAAAAGACGTCTTATTATTCCAAACTATCATACGTTATAAAAAACAATCCTATAAAAACGGCTGTGGCATTAACTCTACCAATTATTGGTGCAATTTCTTATTGGTATTGGCGTAAGTAA